From one Parambassis ranga chromosome 5, fParRan2.1, whole genome shotgun sequence genomic stretch:
- the LOC114435853 gene encoding uncharacterized protein LOC114435853 isoform X2: protein MRGDTATDEHAKSTATTEAACGDRRSSVVSLQNMLKKVSQSPLRVQYQSLVASGSESSGSSANESQNNQDGDYPINRSAAAAGVMENHQLRQNGVKTDESHLDSSVAENGVNGLARMNPFYAYYLESGSNSNTTEDTSEQANLDAIFVPPPEFQSSPLEVHSEEKGDNSSEPQVNLFQTLSHQRHPFQTSTQQANSLFHNVTLNSPAQEQNVSKGEVEDIFRSAKEKAPYHAASSTEVNLFEKSLNVFVDPFEPPLKKEDDLFQAPKSSAANPFYTSTMDKDMDLFHAGPNKSEEPSPFIKLDTREESSLDVFSSSSVDPFPSPITRTLFQDVSSLEDPFAPSPPTQVNPFMYGSTGTLDISKPLPPTRSTTPLKSPSEKVAMLSSPKRPPLVSPPPIPPKPSVRPQQIILTTPQGTKHDINQPTPLSQSRTLSGSPSQSPAEMTHVQTFKRPPRPLPRTRPPKTVKTPEPEQPQKPERPPLPVTPIQPEQSVTKTSPKLFRSLPKPVIQRKPKSPDVKPVEPANYVVFEDILLIGQERCVEDWPEDSPELNPDFKPSGKFRLRRESLKVKVDSDGGSGEEQDGKGSPIKKKEKKFRMPQFSRRGSKEKLPDDTKEAKSRTLPVRRKSSKDYFSDVHMSAGENEDEEQDYKKTPLKTKVNKLLRRASTSSSVPEGKHVNGHQDSKDDDLGKKSNGKKNSIIRRWSEGTVLDDSTGEEEQAGDGPHDEKRSRKMKIKFVPHRGFAISLKKPNEEPKGAHGYTPRKGSKDKTFADDEEFGACGYTPRKKSQDDAFEDVEEIKSRLHSTSQAAFMDDEHFQKTHCSGPHGDEDEYGVQDCKPKKPSKMKLPRVGRRSSQENMLDDRSPSKKKGSFSAEELDDEDLADVKMKPHKNTAPVRTPRQQTGSNGTQQASADELMGAADMYDSEQEELDSCKPKPSKLKGLIIPKSKSKDMQLEFDDPPGATSADYLSEAAKAEWLAAQMDERAMAGLDDEEEEGDTDSLMEWWYTVEKWDEVPSDEEEKTIKEDESKSFTILADKVHNGLRVFNKVFTERAEVLWQSIITLHTIADDISNFHQKAKIAGITGGTTTAVGGVTAIAGLALAPFTFGASLVVTAVGVGVATAGGITSASAAISDNVNNMNDRKKVESVLQEYEEHLLDIRKILHFINQGLYKLRGHPFLRSGTQHYSKDWEVRRAVQMISFVDTPVMRATDITDNAVASLQGLFKGMDKYFIKDSRELKKGCKKEMVSQIKEVANMLNNAIMELNTIREELQDATGNM from the exons ATGAGAGGAGACACGGCGACG GACGAACATGCTAAGAGCACAGCAACAACAGAAGCTGCGTGTGGGGACAGACGATCA AGTGTTGTGTCACTACAAAACATGCTGAAGAAAGTGTCACAGAGCCCTCTCCGTGTTCAGTACCAG AGTCTTGTTGCATCCGGCTCCGAATCCAGCGGATCATCTGCGAACGAGTCTCAGAACAACCAG GATGGCGACTATCCGATCAatcgctcagctgctgctgcaggagtgaTGGAAAACCACCAACTCAGACAG AACGGCGTGAAGACAGATGAGAGTCATCTGGATTCCTCTGTGGCAGAG AACGGAGTCAACGGTTTGGCCAGAATGAACCCTTTCTATGCATATTACTTG GAATCGGGcagcaacagtaacacaacGGAGGACACTTCTGAGCAAGCAAACCTTGATGCCATCTTTGTTCCTCCCCCTGAGTTTCAGAGCTCACCTCTGGAGGTTCACTCTGAGGAAAAAGGAGACAACTCTTCTGAACCTCAAGTCAACCTATTCCAGACCCTAAGCCACCAGCGCCACCCCTTCCAGACATCAACACAACAAGCCAACAGTCTTTTTCACAATGTCACCTTGAACTCACCGGCTCAAGAGCAGAACGTCTCCAAAGGTGAAGTGGAGGATATTTTCCGTTCTGCTAAAGAGAAGGCTCCTTATCATGCTGCAAGTTCTACAGAGGTGAACCTCTTTGAAAAGTCTCTGAATGTTTTTGTGGACCCATTTGAACCTCCTTTAAAGAAGGAGGATGATCTCTTCCAGGCTCCAAAATCTTCTGCTGCAAACCCTTTTTATACTTCCACCATGGACAAAGACATGGATTTGTTTCACGCAGGTCCAAATAAAAGTGAAGAACCCTCCCCCTTCATCAAATTAGACACCAGAGAGGAGTCCAGTTTGGATGTTTTTTCATCGTCCTCAGTGGATCCATTCCCAAGCCCAATTACAAGGACTTTATTCCAAGACGTCTCCAGTTTGGAGGACCCATTTGCTCCCTCTCCTCCTACACAGGTTAATCCTTTCATGTATGGATCAACAGGGACTCTTGACATTTCTAAACCACTTCCACCCACACGCTCAACCACACCGCTCAAAAGCCCATCAGAAAAGGTGGCGATGCTTTCGTCACCCAAGAGACCACCATTGGTATCTCCTCCTCCCATCCCACCAAAACCTTCCGTCAGGCCACAACAGATCATCCTAACAACTCCTCAGGGGACCAAACACGATATTAATCAGCCGACTCCCCTCAGCCAGAGCAGGACTCTGTCCGGTTCGCCCAGCCAGTCTCCAGCAGAAATGACTCAT GTTCAGACTTTCAAACGACCACCACGGCCACTTCCACGGACTAGACCaccaaaaactgtaaaaacaccCGAGCCAGAACAGCCGCAAAAACCAGAAAGGCCACCACTGCCAGTAACCCCT ATTCAGCCAGAGCAAAGTGTCACAAAAACGTCTCCAAAACTCTTCAGATCCCTGCCAAAGCCAGTTATTCAGAGGAAACCTAAATCTCCG GACGTGAAACCAGTGGAACCTGCAAACTACGTTGTCTTCGAGGACATCCTTCTCATTGGTCAG GAAAGGTGTGTAGAAGACTGGCCTGAGGACAGCCCTGAGCTTAACCCTGACTTCAAACCA TCAGGAAAGTTCAGACTGCGGCGGGAGTCCTTGAAG GTAAAGGTGGATTCTGATGGAGGAAGTGGTGAGGAACAGGATGGCAAGGGAAGCCCGATCAAG aaaaaggagaagaaattCAGAATGCCCCAGTTCTCCAGAAGAGGGTCAAAG gaaaagcTTCCTGATGACACTAAGGAGGCCAAGAGCAGGACTCTGCCAGTTAGACGCAAATCGTCAAAG gaTTATTTTTCAGATGTGCACATGTCTGCAGGAGAGAATGAGGACGAAGAGCAGGACTACAAA AAGACACCTCTAAAGACCAAAGTCAACAAGCTGCTTCGGCGAGCTTCCACTTCGTCCTCTGTGCCCGAGGGGAAGCACGTGAACGGACACCAAGACTCAAAG GATGATGACCTCGGTAAGAAAAGCAACggcaagaaaaactccatcATACGCAGATGGTCGGAG GGGACAGTGTTGGATGACAGCACTGGTGAAGAAGAGCAAGCAGGGGACGGTCCACATGACgag AAGAGAAGCAGGAAGATGAAAATCAAGTTCGTGCCCCACAGAGGATTTGCCATCTCTTTAAAAAag CCAAATGAGGAACCAAAGGGAGCTCATGGTTACACACCTCGCAAAGGCTCGAAG GACAAAACCTTCGCCGACGATGAGGAGTTCGGAGCATGTGGCTACACACCTCGTAAGAAATCCCAg GATGATGCTTTTGAGGATGTTGAAGAGATAAAGAGCCGTCTTCACTCAACCAGCCAG GCTGCTTTCATGGACGATGAGCACTTCCAGAAGACACACTGCAGCGGACCGCATGGAGATGAAGATGAATACGGAGTTCAAGACTGCAAACCG AAGAAGCCATCAAAGATGAAGTTGCCACGTGTGGGCCGTCGAAGTTCACAG GAGAACATGCTGGATGACAGGAGTCCCTCGAAAAAGAAGGGCAGCTTCTCAGCAGAGGAGTTAGACGACGAAGACCTTGCCGATGTGAAAATG AAACCTCACAAAAACACGGCTCCTGTTCGAACACCGCGCCAACAGACAGGGTCCAACGGAACTCAGCAGGCGTCAGCT GATGAACTCATGGGTGCTGCAGATATGTACGACAGCGAACAAGAGGAACTGGATAGCTGCAAACCG AAGCCTTCAAAACTCAAAGGCCTTATAATACCCAAGTCTAAA AGCAAAGACATGCAGCTGGAGTTTGATGATCCACCAGGAGCCACGTCTGCTGATTACCTGTCAGAGGCTGCAAAA GCCGAGTGGCTGGCTGCTCAGATGGATGAACGAGCTATGGCAGGTCTGGacgatgaggaagaggagggg GACACTGACAGTTTGATGGAGTGGTGGTACACAGTGGAGA AGTGGGATGAGGTGCCATCAGACGAAGAAGAGAAAACCATCAAGGAGGACGAGTCGAA GTCCTTCACCATCTTGGCGGACAAGGTTCATAACGGCCTACGTGTCTTCAACAAGGTCTTTACAGAGCGCGCCGAGGTCCTCTGGCAGTCTATCATCACACTCCACACCATCGCTGACGACATCAGCAACTTTCACCAGAAAGCAAAGATAGCAGGCATCACTGGTGGCACCACCACAGCCGTGGGAGGTGTAACGGCCATTGCTGGTTTAGCTTTGGCCCCGTTCACGTTTGGGGCCTCTCTGGTTGTGACGGCTGTGGGTGTCGGCGTGGCGACAGCTGGTGGAATTACCTCGGCCTCCGCAGCCATCTCTGACAATGTTAACAACATGAACGACCGGAAGAAG GTGGAGTCAGTCCTGCAGGAGTACGAGGAACACCTGCTGGACATCAGGAAGATCCTCCACTTCATCAACCAGGGCCTGTACAAACTGCGTGGCCACCCTTTCCTCAGGTCCGGCACCCAGCACTACTCCAAAGACTGGGAGGTCCGCCGGGCCGTCCAGATGATCAGCTTCGTGGACACGCCGGTGATGCGAGCAACAGACATTACGGACAATGCCGTGGCCTCATTGCAGGGACTCTTCAAGGGCATGGACAAGTACTTCATCAAGGACTCCCGGGAGCTGAAGAAGGGCTGCAAGAAGGAGATGGTGAGTCAGATCAAGGAAGTGGCAAACATGCTGAATAATGCGATCATGGAGCTGAACACcatcagagaggagctgcaggatgCTACAGGGAACATGTGA
- the LOC114435853 gene encoding uncharacterized protein LOC114435853 isoform X1, whose translation MRGDTATDEHAKSTATTEAACGDRRSSVVSLQNMLKKVSQSPLRVQYQSLVASGSESSGSSANESQNNQDGDYPINRSAAAAGVMENHQLRQNGVKTDESHLDSSVAENGVNGLARMNPFYAYYLESGSNSNTTEDTSEQANLDAIFVPPPEFQSSPLEVHSEEKGDNSSEPQVNLFQTLSHQRHPFQTSTQQANSLFHNVTLNSPAQEQNVSKGEVEDIFRSAKEKAPYHAASSTEVNLFEKSLNVFVDPFEPPLKKEDDLFQAPKSSAANPFYTSTMDKDMDLFHAGPNKSEEPSPFIKLDTREESSLDVFSSSSVDPFPSPITRTLFQDVSSLEDPFAPSPPTQVNPFMYGSTGTLDISKPLPPTRSTTPLKSPSEKVAMLSSPKRPPLVSPPPIPPKPSVRPQQIILTTPQGTKHDINQPTPLSQSRTLSGSPSQSPAEMTHVQTFKRPPRPLPRTRPPKTVKTPEPEQPQKPERPPLPVTPIQPEQSVTKTSPKLFRSLPKPVIQRKPKSPDVKPVEPANYVVFEDILLIGQERCVEDWPEDSPELNPDFKPSGKFRLRRESLKVKVDSDGGSGEEQDGKGSPIKKKEKKFRMPQFSRRGSKEKLPDDTKEAKSRTLPVRRKSSKDYFSDVHMSAGENEDEEQDYKKTPLKTKVNKLLRRASTSSSVPEGKHVNGHQDSKDDDLGKKSNGKKNSIIRRWSEGTVLDDSTGEEEQAGDGPHDEKRSRKMKIKFVPHRGFAISLKKPNEEPKGAHGYTPRKGSKDKTFADDEEFGACGYTPRKKSQDDAFEDVEEIKSRLHSTSQAAFMDDEHFQKTHCSGPHGDEDEYGVQDCKPKKPSKMKLPRVGRRSSQENMLDDRSPSKKKGSFSAEELDDEDLADVKMKPHKNTAPVRTPRQQTGSNGTQQASADELMGAADMYDSEQEELDSCKPKKPSKLKGLIIPKSKSKDMQLEFDDPPGATSADYLSEAAKAEWLAAQMDERAMAGLDDEEEEGDTDSLMEWWYTVEKWDEVPSDEEEKTIKEDESKSFTILADKVHNGLRVFNKVFTERAEVLWQSIITLHTIADDISNFHQKAKIAGITGGTTTAVGGVTAIAGLALAPFTFGASLVVTAVGVGVATAGGITSASAAISDNVNNMNDRKKVESVLQEYEEHLLDIRKILHFINQGLYKLRGHPFLRSGTQHYSKDWEVRRAVQMISFVDTPVMRATDITDNAVASLQGLFKGMDKYFIKDSRELKKGCKKEMVSQIKEVANMLNNAIMELNTIREELQDATGNM comes from the exons ATGAGAGGAGACACGGCGACG GACGAACATGCTAAGAGCACAGCAACAACAGAAGCTGCGTGTGGGGACAGACGATCA AGTGTTGTGTCACTACAAAACATGCTGAAGAAAGTGTCACAGAGCCCTCTCCGTGTTCAGTACCAG AGTCTTGTTGCATCCGGCTCCGAATCCAGCGGATCATCTGCGAACGAGTCTCAGAACAACCAG GATGGCGACTATCCGATCAatcgctcagctgctgctgcaggagtgaTGGAAAACCACCAACTCAGACAG AACGGCGTGAAGACAGATGAGAGTCATCTGGATTCCTCTGTGGCAGAG AACGGAGTCAACGGTTTGGCCAGAATGAACCCTTTCTATGCATATTACTTG GAATCGGGcagcaacagtaacacaacGGAGGACACTTCTGAGCAAGCAAACCTTGATGCCATCTTTGTTCCTCCCCCTGAGTTTCAGAGCTCACCTCTGGAGGTTCACTCTGAGGAAAAAGGAGACAACTCTTCTGAACCTCAAGTCAACCTATTCCAGACCCTAAGCCACCAGCGCCACCCCTTCCAGACATCAACACAACAAGCCAACAGTCTTTTTCACAATGTCACCTTGAACTCACCGGCTCAAGAGCAGAACGTCTCCAAAGGTGAAGTGGAGGATATTTTCCGTTCTGCTAAAGAGAAGGCTCCTTATCATGCTGCAAGTTCTACAGAGGTGAACCTCTTTGAAAAGTCTCTGAATGTTTTTGTGGACCCATTTGAACCTCCTTTAAAGAAGGAGGATGATCTCTTCCAGGCTCCAAAATCTTCTGCTGCAAACCCTTTTTATACTTCCACCATGGACAAAGACATGGATTTGTTTCACGCAGGTCCAAATAAAAGTGAAGAACCCTCCCCCTTCATCAAATTAGACACCAGAGAGGAGTCCAGTTTGGATGTTTTTTCATCGTCCTCAGTGGATCCATTCCCAAGCCCAATTACAAGGACTTTATTCCAAGACGTCTCCAGTTTGGAGGACCCATTTGCTCCCTCTCCTCCTACACAGGTTAATCCTTTCATGTATGGATCAACAGGGACTCTTGACATTTCTAAACCACTTCCACCCACACGCTCAACCACACCGCTCAAAAGCCCATCAGAAAAGGTGGCGATGCTTTCGTCACCCAAGAGACCACCATTGGTATCTCCTCCTCCCATCCCACCAAAACCTTCCGTCAGGCCACAACAGATCATCCTAACAACTCCTCAGGGGACCAAACACGATATTAATCAGCCGACTCCCCTCAGCCAGAGCAGGACTCTGTCCGGTTCGCCCAGCCAGTCTCCAGCAGAAATGACTCAT GTTCAGACTTTCAAACGACCACCACGGCCACTTCCACGGACTAGACCaccaaaaactgtaaaaacaccCGAGCCAGAACAGCCGCAAAAACCAGAAAGGCCACCACTGCCAGTAACCCCT ATTCAGCCAGAGCAAAGTGTCACAAAAACGTCTCCAAAACTCTTCAGATCCCTGCCAAAGCCAGTTATTCAGAGGAAACCTAAATCTCCG GACGTGAAACCAGTGGAACCTGCAAACTACGTTGTCTTCGAGGACATCCTTCTCATTGGTCAG GAAAGGTGTGTAGAAGACTGGCCTGAGGACAGCCCTGAGCTTAACCCTGACTTCAAACCA TCAGGAAAGTTCAGACTGCGGCGGGAGTCCTTGAAG GTAAAGGTGGATTCTGATGGAGGAAGTGGTGAGGAACAGGATGGCAAGGGAAGCCCGATCAAG aaaaaggagaagaaattCAGAATGCCCCAGTTCTCCAGAAGAGGGTCAAAG gaaaagcTTCCTGATGACACTAAGGAGGCCAAGAGCAGGACTCTGCCAGTTAGACGCAAATCGTCAAAG gaTTATTTTTCAGATGTGCACATGTCTGCAGGAGAGAATGAGGACGAAGAGCAGGACTACAAA AAGACACCTCTAAAGACCAAAGTCAACAAGCTGCTTCGGCGAGCTTCCACTTCGTCCTCTGTGCCCGAGGGGAAGCACGTGAACGGACACCAAGACTCAAAG GATGATGACCTCGGTAAGAAAAGCAACggcaagaaaaactccatcATACGCAGATGGTCGGAG GGGACAGTGTTGGATGACAGCACTGGTGAAGAAGAGCAAGCAGGGGACGGTCCACATGACgag AAGAGAAGCAGGAAGATGAAAATCAAGTTCGTGCCCCACAGAGGATTTGCCATCTCTTTAAAAAag CCAAATGAGGAACCAAAGGGAGCTCATGGTTACACACCTCGCAAAGGCTCGAAG GACAAAACCTTCGCCGACGATGAGGAGTTCGGAGCATGTGGCTACACACCTCGTAAGAAATCCCAg GATGATGCTTTTGAGGATGTTGAAGAGATAAAGAGCCGTCTTCACTCAACCAGCCAG GCTGCTTTCATGGACGATGAGCACTTCCAGAAGACACACTGCAGCGGACCGCATGGAGATGAAGATGAATACGGAGTTCAAGACTGCAAACCG AAGAAGCCATCAAAGATGAAGTTGCCACGTGTGGGCCGTCGAAGTTCACAG GAGAACATGCTGGATGACAGGAGTCCCTCGAAAAAGAAGGGCAGCTTCTCAGCAGAGGAGTTAGACGACGAAGACCTTGCCGATGTGAAAATG AAACCTCACAAAAACACGGCTCCTGTTCGAACACCGCGCCAACAGACAGGGTCCAACGGAACTCAGCAGGCGTCAGCT GATGAACTCATGGGTGCTGCAGATATGTACGACAGCGAACAAGAGGAACTGGATAGCTGCAAACCG AAGAAGCCTTCAAAACTCAAAGGCCTTATAATACCCAAGTCTAAA AGCAAAGACATGCAGCTGGAGTTTGATGATCCACCAGGAGCCACGTCTGCTGATTACCTGTCAGAGGCTGCAAAA GCCGAGTGGCTGGCTGCTCAGATGGATGAACGAGCTATGGCAGGTCTGGacgatgaggaagaggagggg GACACTGACAGTTTGATGGAGTGGTGGTACACAGTGGAGA AGTGGGATGAGGTGCCATCAGACGAAGAAGAGAAAACCATCAAGGAGGACGAGTCGAA GTCCTTCACCATCTTGGCGGACAAGGTTCATAACGGCCTACGTGTCTTCAACAAGGTCTTTACAGAGCGCGCCGAGGTCCTCTGGCAGTCTATCATCACACTCCACACCATCGCTGACGACATCAGCAACTTTCACCAGAAAGCAAAGATAGCAGGCATCACTGGTGGCACCACCACAGCCGTGGGAGGTGTAACGGCCATTGCTGGTTTAGCTTTGGCCCCGTTCACGTTTGGGGCCTCTCTGGTTGTGACGGCTGTGGGTGTCGGCGTGGCGACAGCTGGTGGAATTACCTCGGCCTCCGCAGCCATCTCTGACAATGTTAACAACATGAACGACCGGAAGAAG GTGGAGTCAGTCCTGCAGGAGTACGAGGAACACCTGCTGGACATCAGGAAGATCCTCCACTTCATCAACCAGGGCCTGTACAAACTGCGTGGCCACCCTTTCCTCAGGTCCGGCACCCAGCACTACTCCAAAGACTGGGAGGTCCGCCGGGCCGTCCAGATGATCAGCTTCGTGGACACGCCGGTGATGCGAGCAACAGACATTACGGACAATGCCGTGGCCTCATTGCAGGGACTCTTCAAGGGCATGGACAAGTACTTCATCAAGGACTCCCGGGAGCTGAAGAAGGGCTGCAAGAAGGAGATGGTGAGTCAGATCAAGGAAGTGGCAAACATGCTGAATAATGCGATCATGGAGCTGAACACcatcagagaggagctgcaggatgCTACAGGGAACATGTGA